The following are encoded together in the Pseudomonas maumuensis genome:
- a CDS encoding CsiV family protein → MRAIRCLTLLLTLIAPAAFAAGPYQVEMILVRQNAVPAITSPFAPEDWSAGAPRLDKGAERPTGLGDEVTRLQATADYTVLLHKAWQQDGETVALSAGDEQFGHFPIEGNLSIQESRFIAVDANLWVNQLDSNGSVLRSEQFKQSNSNMKAGQLTFLDGGHLAVLLKVSPAGMRKMPLPDPEMMEQ, encoded by the coding sequence ATGCGTGCCATCCGTTGCCTGACCCTGCTGCTGACGCTGATCGCACCAGCCGCCTTCGCCGCAGGCCCCTACCAGGTGGAAATGATCCTGGTGCGGCAGAACGCCGTGCCGGCGATCACCAGCCCGTTCGCCCCGGAAGACTGGAGCGCCGGCGCGCCGCGCCTGGACAAGGGCGCCGAGCGCCCGACCGGCCTGGGTGACGAAGTCACCCGCCTGCAGGCCACCGCCGACTACACCGTGCTGCTGCACAAGGCCTGGCAGCAGGATGGCGAAACCGTTGCCCTGAGTGCCGGTGACGAACAGTTCGGTCACTTCCCGATCGAAGGCAACCTGAGCATCCAGGAAAGCCGCTTCATCGCCGTCGACGCCAACCTTTGGGTCAACCAGCTCGACAGCAATGGCAGCGTGCTGCGCAGCGAGCAGTTCAAGCAGAGCAACAGCAACATGAAGGCCGGCCAACTGACCTTCCTCGATGGCGGGCACCTGGCCGTGCTGCTCAAGGTTTCACCGGCCGGCATGCGCAAGATGCCGCTGCCCGATCCGGAAATGATGGAGCAGTGA